One window from the genome of Salvia splendens isolate huo1 chromosome 9, SspV2, whole genome shotgun sequence encodes:
- the LOC121746631 gene encoding EKC/KEOPS complex subunit bud32-like, whose amino-acid sequence MELEGIEGSLVLIKQGAEARVFESTFVGRRSVVKERFSKKYRHPLLDSKLTLKRLNAEARCLTKARKLGVSTPALYAVDPVLHALTFEYVEGPAVKDILLDFGLHGIVEERLDDIAAQIGDAIGKLHDGGLIHGDLTTSNMLVRIGTNKLTLIDFGLSFTSTLPEDKAVDLYVLERALLSMHSSCGNVMDRILAAYRKSSKQWCATLNKLAQVRQRGRKRTMIG is encoded by the exons ATGGAGTTAGAGGGAATAGAAGGATCCTTGGTTTTGATCAAGCAAGGCGCTGAGGCT AGGGTGTTTGAGTCTACTTTTGTTGGTAGAAGGTCTGTTGTTAAGGAACGGTTTTCAAAAAAATATCGGCATCCGTTGCTGGACTCAAAGCTGACTCTCAAACGTCTTAATGCG GAAGCTCGGTGCTTGACAAAAGCTAGAAAGCTTGGGGTCTCGACTCCAGCCCTCTATGCTGTTGATCCTGTGCTACATGCTCTCACATTCGAGTATGTTGAAGGTCCTGCTGTGAAAGACATATTGCTTGACTTTGGTTTGCACGGTATTGTTGAAGAACGATTAGATGATATCGCTGCACAGATCGGTGATGCCATTGGGAAACTACATGATGGCGGCCTGATCCATGGTGATTTGACAACATCAAACATGTTAGTTCGTATCGGTACTAATAAGTTG ACACTCATCGATTTCGGTCTAAGCTTCACTTCAACACTTCCAGAAGATAAAGCTGTGGATCTTTATGTTCTTGAACGAGCATTGCTATCTATGCACTCTTCATGCGGGAATGTG ATGGACCGTATCCTTGCTGCATACAGGAAATCCTCGAAGCAGTGGTGTGCAACCTTGAACAAGCTAGCTCAAG TAcgacaaagaggaagaaaacgCACAATGATTGGATGA
- the LOC121749112 gene encoding protein LONGIFOLIA 2-like, which yields LGSFKCLNVNTCLATAPRGCPLHPEVPTSVVVIHRRDFNGAHPKPSSLLVLPQPNLGYHIFSNTSKFPRPPPISAQDKYSYKNMQNRQRYSAESSRPSFSSSSRSSSFSSLDCNKATQLEAGSFDRMIFPKTSSRDSATSLQPLSSRQALDLRDLVKESIYRETHGSSVKVMPSEGAAVPFVYRDSPRLQSETSDGGDKKQCSPADIKESLRILAKLQEAPRYNNEARALLRSSSCHYKDGSSLSISRDGPRFSYDGNGSNSALKLKDLPRLSLDSRESSMRSVGADSKSIVLSKSMQKNCSLVQGKVQTRPPSVVAKLMGLDSLPDSVSSGDSNMGSTRSYQGKSLVDESSLSEKTDKTKPVQLSSPSKNSWKEPISPRWRNSDGSVKPMSWLPLEPAPWKQNDGTRTSQKPASRSARAPANASTAFPSVYSEIEKRLGDLEFTQSGKDLRALKQILDAMQVKGLLETSKDVQGSKYSIHKDHEEFLLSSSRSVDRGKLLADEVLAITKRKAIAAQTHESPIVIMKPAKSFEKSGIPVGSVVSHGGFSSQPNLWVSESANNRKSSYGGRISNDVGSKFSERQSALSSVGTRNNRTLRTTQTSTKSQQSATDGSAGLNKISGPVSPRMQQKKLEPERRSRPPTPPDSSKSRKQPNKQQAESNYPGGRQRSKNSYSQKCNEQLSEVSVESRNSSSHDIEDYAESNETITRGYRNVEFNSSKRSPRATGLDSLSSKASQFILSSVVEKNSTLMLSEEDAGEPGYVPPEYLSPVSVLDNAAYAHDSPSPIKYTGKTLKVDVPAVNERDPNAVEGSSTESFISSSVESGSTFDYTRVKLQNIDNLVQKLIRLNSSHDEARTDYIASLCENENPDHKYISEILLASGLLLRDLGSNLTDFQFHQSGNPINPELFLVLEQTQASASSKDKSTATTRLTANEKLQRKLIFDTVNETLARKLASTSPDSKPWWGQVKLARKVLNAQNLLKELCCEIEELETKNPICSSGDEDDGWKTIFSHDVLLQSDNWMNFDTDTSGVVLDIERLVFKDLVDEIVRGESAGLTAKRGSRKPSGK from the exons CTGGGATCTTTCAAATGTTTGAACGTCAACACATGCTTAGCAACAGCACCAAGAGGCTGCCCCCTCCACCCG GAAGTTCCCACATCAGTAGTTGTGATACATCGGAGAGATTTTAATGGTGCACACCCGAAGCCCTCATCGCTG TTGGTATTACCTCAGCCTAATCTTGGTTATCACATCTTTAGTAACACCAGCAAGTTTCCTCGTCCACCACCTATTTCTGCG CAGGATAAGTATTCTTACAAGAATATGCAAAACCGACAAAGATACTCTGCTGAATCATCGAGGCcttcattctcatcttcatccCGCTCATCCTCTTTCTCTTCTCTTGACTGTAACAAAGCTACTCAGTTGGAAGCTGGATCATTTGACAGAATGATTTTCCCCAAAACTTCTTCAAGGGACTCAGCAACGAGCCTGCAGCCCTTGTCTAGTCGACAAGCTCTTGATCTTCGAGATCTGGTGAAGGAGTCAATTTATAGGGAAACTCATGGTTCATCGGTAAAGGTTATGCCTAGTGAGGGAGCTGCAGTTCCGTTCGTGTACAGAGACTCACCAAGGCTACAATCAGAAACCAGTGATGGTGGCGACAAGAAACAATGCTCGCCTGCTGACATCAAGGAGTCTCTTAGAATTCTTGCTAAGCTTCAAGAGGCGCCTCGCTATAACAATGAAGCTAGAGCACTTTTGAGATCATCATCGTGCCATTACAAAGATGGATCATCACTATCAATCTCAAGAGACGGCCCTCGGTTTTCTTATGATGGAAATGGTTCCAATTCTGCTCTGAAGCTTAAAGACCTTCCAAGACTTTCATTGGACAGTAGGGAGAGCTCGATGCGGAGTGTGGGTGCTGACTCAAAGTCCATTGTCCTCTCAAAATCTATGCAGAAAAACTGCAGTCTGGTCCAAGGGAAGGTTCAAACACGCCCCCCAAGCGTCGTTGCAAAGCTGATGGGTTTGGACTCACTACCGGATTCTGTTTCATCCGGTGACAGCAACATGGGTTCCACTAGGAGTTATCAAGGCAAAAGTTTAGTTGATGAATCGAGCTTGTCTGAGAAAACAGATAAAACAAAACCTGTTCAACTGTCTAGTCCCTCAAAGAACTCGTGGAAGGAGCCCATCTCACCACGTTGGAGGAACTCTGATGGTTCGGTAAAACCTATGTCATGGCTTCCCCTTGAGCCAGCACCGTGGAAGCAGAACGATGGGACGAGGACTTCCCAGAAACCAGCATCCAGAAGTGCAAGAGCTCCTGCAAATGCTTCCACCGCATTTCCTTCTGTTTACAGTGAGATAGAGAAGAGATTGGGAGATCTTGAGTTCACACAGTCGGGAAAGGATCTTCGAGCACTTAAACAAATACTAGATGCAATGCAGGTAAAGGGACTCTTGGAAACGTCGAAAGATGTGCAAGGTTCAAAATACAGTATTCATAAAGATCATGAGGAGTTCCTTTTAAGTTCCTCGAGATCAGTAGACAGGGGAAAACTACTGGCTGATGAAGTGCTTGCTATCACCAAGAGAAAGGCCATTGCTGCCCAAACTCATGAGTCTCCTATTGTTATCATGAAACCGGCTAAATCTTTCGAGAAATCTGGTATCCCTGTTGGTTCTGTAGTTTCACATGGTGGCTTTTCTAGTCAGCCTAATCTTTGGGTTAGTGAATCAGCCAACAATAGAAAAAGTTCATATGGTGGCAGGATATCCAACGATGTAGGTTCAAAGTTTAGTGAACGACAGAGTGCTCTAAGTTCTGTCGGTACAAGAAATAACAGAACTCTAAGGACCACACAGACTTCGACAAAGTCCCAGCAGTCGGCCACAGATGGTTCTGCAGGGTTAAATAAGATCTCTGGACCAGTCAGCCCGAGAATGCAACAAAAGAAGCTCGAACCTGAGAGAAGGTCTCGGCCTCCCACCCCTCCTGATTCAAGCAAATCAAGAAAGCAGCCAAACAAGCAACAAGCTGAATCCAATTATCCTGGCGGAAGACAAAGATCAAAGAACAGTTATTCTCAGAAATGCAATGAGCAGCTGAGTGAGGTCAGTGTTGAATCAAGAAATTCAAGTTCCCATGACATTGAGGATTATGCTGAATCAAATGAAACCATTACACGGGGCTATAGAAATGTTGAATTTAATAGCTCTAAAAGATCTCCTCGTGCCACTGGTTTGGATAGCTTATCTTCAAAGGCTTCTCAGTTTATACTATCTAGTGTTGTGGAAAAG AATTCTACCCTGATGCTGAGCGAGGAAGATGCAGGTGAACCTGGTTATGTTCCTCCTGAGTACTTAAGCCCTGTCTCGGTTCTTGACAATGCAGCGTATGCACACGACTCTCCTTCTCCTATAAAGTATACAGGGAAGACCCTCAAAG TGGATGTACCTGCAGTCAACGAGAGGGATCCAAATGCTGTGGAAGGGAGCTCCACTGAGAGCTTCATTTCCAGCTCAGTGGAATCTGGCTCTACATTTGACTACACGAGGGTAAAACTTCAAAACATCGATAACTTAGTTCAGAAGCTCATAAGACTCAATTCCAGCCATGATGAAGCGCGCACAGACTACATTGCCTCTTTGTGTGAGAATGAGAACCCAGACCACAAATACATTTCTGAGATCTTACTGGCTTCGGGCCTCCTCCTCCGAGATCTTGGTTCAAACCTGACGGATTTCCAGTTTCATCAATCAGGCAATCCTATAAACCCTGAGTTGTTCTTAGTCTTGGAACAGACACAGGCTAGCGCTTCATCTAAAGACAAGTCCACCGCCACAACTCGGTTGACAGCAAATGAAAAGCTGCAAAGGAAATTGATATTTGACACTGTCAATGAAACTCTTGCTAGAAAATTGGCCTCCACGAGTCCAGATTCCAAGCCTTGGTGGGGGCAGGTTAAGCTTGCAAGGAAGGTGTTGAATGCTCAGAATCTGCTCAAAGAACTTTGTTGTGAGATTGAAGAACTCGAGACGAAGAATCCAATTTGCAGTTCAGGTGACGAAGACGATGGGTGGAAAACAATCTTCTCCCACGACGTGCTGCTCCAGTCGGACAACTGGATGAACTTTGACACTGACACCTCAGGCGTTGTTCTTGACATTGAACGGCTTGTTTTTAAGGATTTAGTCGATGAGATTGTGCGCGGAGAGTCTGCTGGCTTGACAGCAAAACGAGGTAGCCGTAAACCCTCTGGCAAGTGA
- the LOC121748474 gene encoding uncharacterized protein LOC121748474, translating to MSLAQGKNDIAEDKEIIEDGKDIAMYQPRKRLKTEDLSDLPRTHVESFSEGGDLSFGNGCQIRENHSLVQPSSEFQSTPMNKNDRTLTGKSDDTNENGDTDMHELMTGNDEMLNVESTKTDTSELPGVASSGACCKDFPIHLGIEDRCFSTHATTRSTSCDDGMLVSKHLEELHDEAKKIINVVDGDALSGVTRSYHEEQSVSSHDDDISLDDTQAVVRETINVLVDRVFSANMKKKLLVLDLNGLLVDISSYVPYNYDPDDIIMKKAVFRRPHCDDFLNFCFEKFNVGFWTSRTKRNMEPLLDFLLGNNKSRLLFHWDQSHCTDTGYYTVDKKNKPLLLKKLKKLWDKCEPGLPWERGVYNESNTLLLDDTPYKALTNPRYTAVFPYSYCFRDVRDNSLGPGGDLRVYLEGLAEAENVQEYVKQNPFGQRSITEKNLSWGYYRKVIAANSTPPRETDAGSHRDEQ from the exons ATGAGTCTGGCTCAGGGAAAGAATGACATTGCTGAGGATAAGGAGATTATTGAAGATGGCAAAGATATAGCTATGTATCAACCGAGGAAAAGACTGAAGACGGAAGACCTATCTGATCTCCCGAGAACTCATGTGGAATCTTTCAGTGAGGGGGGTGATTTATCCTTTGGAAATGGGTGCCAAATTAGGGAAAATCATTCTTTGGTTCAGCCCTCTTCAGAATTTCAAAGTACTCCCATGAATAAAAATGACAGAACACTGACTGGAAAGTCAGATGATACAAATGAAAACGGTGATACTGACATGCATGAACTTATGACTGGAAATGATGAAATGCTTAATGTAGAATCTACAAAGACAGATACAAGTGAGCTCCCAGGAGTAGCTTCTAGTGGTGCATGTTGCAAAGATTTTCCTATTCATTTGGGCATTGAGGATCGATGCTTCTCCACACATGCAACAACAAGAAGTACGTCTTGTGATGATGGTATGCTAGTAAGCAAACACCTGGAAGAACTCCATGATGAggcaaagaaaataattaatgtgGTTGATGGTGATGCATTGAGTGGGGTTACTCGATCGTACCATGAGGAACAGTCTGTATCATCGCACGATGATGATATCTCCTTAGATGATACACAAGCTGTTGTTCGTGAAACCATAAATGTCTTAGTTGATAGAGTTTTTTCTGCCAACATGAAGAAGAAGCTTCTTGTTCTTGATTTGAACGGATTGCTTGTTGATATATCCTCATATGTACCTTACAATTACGACCCAGATGATATAATAATGAAGAAAGCAG tttttagGAGGCCTCACTGTGATGATTTTCTAAACTTCTGCTTTGAGAAGTTCAATGTGGGTTTTTGGACTTCAAGAACAAA GAGAAATATGGAGCCActtcttgattttcttttaGGGAATAATAAGTCAAGGTTGCTTTTTCATTGG GATCAATCGCACTGCACTGATACAGGTTATTATACTGTGGATAAAAAAAACAAGCCTCTTCTCTTGAAGAAACTAAAAAAGTTATGGGATAAATGTGAGCCTGGTCTCCCATGGGAGAGGGGAGTGTATAACGAATCAAATACGCTTTTATTAGATGATACTCCCTATAAGGCTTTAACAAACCCT CGATACACTGCAGTCTTTCCTTACAGTTACTGCTTCAGAGATGTAAGAGACAATTCATTAG GGCCTGGAGGTGATCTCCGTGTTTACTTAGAGGGGTTGGCTGAAGCAGAAAATGTTCAAGAATATGTAAAGCAAAACCCATTCGGCCAGAGGTCCATAACGGAGAAAAACCTTTCCTGGGGTTACTATCGTAAGGTTATCGCAGCAAACTCCACACCGCCACGAGAAACAGATGCAGGCAGCCATCGAGATGAACAGTAA
- the LOC121747128 gene encoding psbQ-like protein 3, chloroplastic isoform X1 — MNGLKFPQNQMAAAPSSFLHPLTKPPSSSSSTTIAAAATRRSSIILTSVLLWTHAKPAAAFDLRLTEPEQSVEEAESEIQSHAQSLVRVKDLLEAESWREAQKVLRRSSALLKQDVYTMIQAKPSAERPRLRKLYSDLFNAVTRLDYAARDKDRIREMQKAEINVMLFICGWDDE, encoded by the exons ATGAATGGTTTGAAATTCCCTCAAAACCAGATGGCAGCAGCTCCATCGTCCTTTCTCCACCCTCTCACCAAACccccttcctcctcctcctccaccaccatcgccgccgccgctaCGAGACGGTCATCCATAATACTGACATCCGTCCTTCTCTGGACGCACGCAAAACCGGCCGCCGCATTCGATTTACGGCTGACGGAGCCGGAGCAGAGCGTGGAAGAAGCGGAATCGGAGATCCAGTCTCACGCGCAAAGCCTGGTGAGAGTGAAGGATCTGCTAGAGGCGGAGTCGTGGAGAGAGGCGCAGAAGGTGCTGCGGAGGAGCTCGGCGCTGCTGAAACAGGACGTGTACACGATGATTCAGGCGAAGCCATCGGCGGAGAGGCCGCGGCTGCGGAAGCTCTACTCCGATCTGTTCAATGCGGTGACGAGGCTGGATTACGCGGCTCGGGATAAGGATAGGATTAGG GAAATGCAGAAGGCTGAGATAAATGTGATGTTATTTATTTGTGGATGGGATGATGAATGA
- the LOC121747128 gene encoding psbQ-like protein 3, chloroplastic isoform X2 has translation MNGLKFPQNQMAAAPSSFLHPLTKPPSSSSSTTIAAAATRRSSIILTSVLLWTHAKPAAAFDLRLTEPEQSVEEAESEIQSHAQSLVRVKDLLEAESWREAQKVLRRSSALLKQDVYTMIQAKPSAERPRLRKLYSDLFNAVTRLDYAARDKDRIRKAEINVMLFICGWDDE, from the exons ATGAATGGTTTGAAATTCCCTCAAAACCAGATGGCAGCAGCTCCATCGTCCTTTCTCCACCCTCTCACCAAACccccttcctcctcctcctccaccaccatcgccgccgccgctaCGAGACGGTCATCCATAATACTGACATCCGTCCTTCTCTGGACGCACGCAAAACCGGCCGCCGCATTCGATTTACGGCTGACGGAGCCGGAGCAGAGCGTGGAAGAAGCGGAATCGGAGATCCAGTCTCACGCGCAAAGCCTGGTGAGAGTGAAGGATCTGCTAGAGGCGGAGTCGTGGAGAGAGGCGCAGAAGGTGCTGCGGAGGAGCTCGGCGCTGCTGAAACAGGACGTGTACACGATGATTCAGGCGAAGCCATCGGCGGAGAGGCCGCGGCTGCGGAAGCTCTACTCCGATCTGTTCAATGCGGTGACGAGGCTGGATTACGCGGCTCGGGATAAGGATAGGATTAGG AAGGCTGAGATAAATGTGATGTTATTTATTTGTGGATGGGATGATGAATGA
- the LOC121749802 gene encoding protein SPIRAL1-like 1: protein MGRGVSSGGGQSSLGYLFGGNEAPVPRPVATNVEASPRNSAPPASAVATDKSSAVAPSGGDAPKQIPAGIQGSQSNNNYFRADGQNTGNFLTDRPSTKVHAAPGGGSSLGYLFGDGK, encoded by the exons ATGGGTCGTGGAGTGAGCAGCGGTGGAGGTCAGAGTTCTCTGGGATACCTATTTGGTGGCAATGAAGCTCCTGTGCCAAGACCGGTTGCAACTAATGTGGAGGCTTCTCCGAGGAATTCAGCTCCACCGGCAAGTGCAGTGGCTACAGACAAGTCATCTGCTGTTGCACCATCTGGAGGGGATGCTCCCAAGCAGATTCCAGCTGGCATCCAGGGCAGCCAGAGTAACAACAACTATTTCCGCGCAGATGGCCAAAACACCGGCAACTTCCTCacg GATCGACCATCCACCAAAGTCCATGCTGCCCCGGGAGGTGGATCTTCCCTAGGATACCTTTTCGGAGATGGCAAGTAG